CACGTTGATTCTGTAGAAGGTCGCTGGAACTCTGGTCGCAAAGAAGAAGGTGGCAACTTAGGCTATAAGCCTCGCTACAAAGAAGGTTACTTCCCTGTTGCTCCTACCGATACGTTGCAAGACATTCGGACCGAGATGTTGTTGGTAATGGCTGAGTGCGGCGTTCCCATCGAGAAGCATCACCATGAAGTTGCCACGGGCGGTCAGTGCGAGCTAGGCTTCCGCTTTGACACTTTGGTTCGGGCGGCAGACCACTTGATGACTTACAAGTATGTAATCAAGAACGTCGCCAAGCGTCACGGCAAAACCGTTACCTTCATGCCCAAGCCTTTGTTTAACGACAACGGTTCTGGTATGCACACCCACCAATCTATTTGGAAAGATGGGCAACCTCTGTTCTGGGGTGATGGCTACGCCAACCTGAGCCAAATGGCTCTCCACTACATCGGTGGTATCCTCAAGCACGCTCCTGCTCTCCTGGCGCTCACCAACCCTACTACCAACTCTTATAAGCGCTTGGTGCCTGGATTTGAGGCTCCCGTGAACTTGGCTTACTCTCAAGGCAACCGCTCTGCTTCTATCCGGATTCCGCTGACTGGCAGCAATCCCAAAGCGAAGCGCTTAGAGTTCCGTTGCCCTGATGCGACTGCTAACCCTTACCTAGCGTTTGCAGCTATGCTTTGCGCGGGTATCGACGGCATCAAAAATCAAATTGATCCAGGTGAGCCTCTAGACGTGGATATCTACGACCTCAGCCCTGAAGAGCTGTCGAAGATTCCTTCTACCCCCGGTTCTCTGCTGGATGCGCTGAAGGCTCTGGAAGAAGACCACGAGTTCCTCACCGTGGGTGGTGTCTTTACCGAAGACTTCATCAACACCTGGATTGAGTACAAGCTCGACAACGAAGTGAACCCCATGCGGTTACGTCCTCACCCCTACGAGTTTGCACTCTACTACGATGTCTAATCTCCTGAATGTCTAATTTTTAGCTACCACTCAGGGTAGTTTGCGAGCCACCTTTCGGGGTGGCTTTTTTGTTGGCTAGTTTTTTTGTTGATTAGGGGTGGGGGCGATCGCCCTTAAAATTGCTCCCCAGACTACTAGCCAGATCTCCTTCTTGCGGTTGATTAGAGATGGAGTTTTTCTCGTTACGCTTGTTTACAATAAATGGTAAATCGCAATCATCGCTCTCATCTTCCGATGGCTGACGTTCTCACCAAACTGGCTTACGAAACCTTCCAACAGGGTAAAAGCGTCTTTGGCTTGGCGCATAAAGCCCTAAATGCTCAACTTTTCCGCCTTGCCTATCCTGCTCAGCGCCAAGCGGCTCAACCGTTAAAGCCAGAGTTACTGTTCAAAATTCAGCAACGCTTGCAGCAGCTAATGGAAGCAGATTGGCAGGATGCGGAGCGTGGCGTTTATCCTGCTAGCCTCCTGTTTGATGGCCCTTGGTCAGATTTCTTCCGCTACTACCCAATGATTTGGCTAGAAATGCCAGAGATTTGGGAGCGATCGCAACAGAAGCGGCATCAGGAATTTGCCCCTGAGATCGACACAGAGCGCTATCCCAGCTACTACTTACAAAATTTTCACCACCAGACCAACGGCTATCTGAGTGAGCAGTCAGCCAATCTCTATGATTTACAGGTTGAGATTCTGTTTAGTGGCTCTGCGGATGCCATGCGTCGGCGGATTCTAGCCCCTCTCAAGCAAAGCCTGAAAACCTTTGCAAACGTCCCAGCCAAAGAAGTTCGAGTGCTAGATGTGGCTTGTGGCACAGGCCGCACCTTGAAAACGATCCGAGCGACTTTGCCCCAGACATCTCTGTACGGGGTAGACCTCTCACCTGCTTATCTGCGAAAGGCAAATCAAGTACTGTCTGAGATTCCAGGAGAACTACCACAACTAATGCAAGCCAATGCAGAAGAGTTGCCTTATCGAGACCACTACTTCCATGCGTTAACCTGTGTATTTCTGTTCCATGAATTACCTCCAGAAGCTCGTCAGCGAGTGATTGAGCAGAGCTTTAGAGTTTTACAACCGGGTGGTAGCTTCATTCTCTGCGACTCAATTCAGATAAGCGATTCTCCAGAATTAGAGCCAGCGATGGAAGGCTTCCATGAGACCTTCCACGAACCCTACTACAAGCACTACATGCGGGATGATTTGGTGGCGCGATTGGAGAAGGCGGGTTTCCAAGACATTGCTACCGAAGTTCACTTTATGAGTAAGTATTTAGTTGCTCGCAAACCTGCTTAATCGTGCTTAATTGACTGCGCTAGGATGAGAAAGTTACTTTACAAAACCACATAAAAGTATGACTGTTGCTTATCCTCGCAAGCTGCTCAATACATTGGGTGCACGCGAGATTTTGAGCCAGGTAGTCCGCGATCGCGAGCTACATTTAGTCACCCTCAACCGCTACCGCTATAGTGAGCAGCGCAGTTGCAAAGACTTAACCGATTTAATTGAACAGTTGGATGGGCAACCTCCAGAGCTAATCCGTGATCTTTCGCGGCATATTTCTGATGAAGCTCGGCATGCCATGTGGCTGACGGATCTATTGGTGGATTTGGGTGCCAATGTCGGCTTGCCACCGGGTTCCTCTTATATCCAAGAGTTTGAGCGCTTACTCGATAGAGAGGCTGTGGATCTAGGACGCGATCGCGATGAATTCTTGATTTCAGTTCTAGCAGCCATCAATGTCACCGAGAAGCGGGGCTGCGAGTATTTTTCAGCTCACATTCACGCTTTGAAAAAAGCGCCGCAAACCGAGGAAAATATCAAAATTCGGGAAACGATTGAGCGGATTTTGCCTGAAGAAGCGGGGCATGTGCGCTGGGGCAACCGCTGGCTGGCAGAACTAGCTCGCAAGAGTCCAGAACATGCTCAGAAGGTAGATTTAGCCAAGCGTAGGTATGCTGCTGTAGAGCAAGCTGCCTTTGAATCAGGCATGGACATTACGCTTGGGGCCGAGATTCGTCGGGTTGAGAAACTCATGGCGATCGCGGAAACTATGCCATTATGGCAGCGCCCCCAATACTTGATGGAGCGGTTACCTCAAACCATACTGGCACCAGAGTTGCAAAAAACTCGAATTGACGTGGTGCAGCGAGCCTGGAAACGTGACCCCCAAGCCTTTGTAGAAAAGTTTGTGCCTATGTTTATCAGCGGCATCAGCAAACCGACCAGTAGCAAGCCAGGAAACTCCAAAGCGACTGCCTAGTGCTTACATCAATCGCATCAATCGCTTTGCACAGGATGGGGATAATGTTGGTAGGGCAATCTCTTGGGGTTGCCCTCAACTAGCGAATGAGCAAGTTTGGTGCCTGCTGCTACCTATTTCAATCCTTCTGTGACGAAAAAATTCCTCACGATCTACAGTTGGTGTAGCGACAACCGACGAGGCGTGAGGTAGATTGGTACTTGCGTCCCGCCGATCTACTCTACTGAGCAGGAACTCCTATGACTAACTATCAACCCGATGCGGAAGCTGTCTCAACCCAGAGTCTATCTAGCAATCAGCTGGTTAACGAACTAATCGAGAATTCTAACCAGAGCAATCACGCAGAGGTGATTGAAACAGTAATTTCTAGCTTGGATCAAGACCAGAGCGCGATGGTCAACCATACCGAAAAGGGCCATGTATGGAAATTTAAGTATGGTAGCGTCGAAGTTTTTGTTCAACTCACGGGCAACACGGACGACGATACATTTACCACCTGGGCACAGATTTTGAAGCTGCCTGTGCAAAATGAAGCCCAACTTCTCCGCAAATTGTTGGCAATGAACTGGAGCGACACCTTTGAATCTCGGTTTGCTTTGGTGGATGAGCAGGTTGTGGTTGTCGCCACTCGCACCGTTGCTGAGCTTTCACCTGGCGAAATTTCTCGCGCCATCACCGTAGTTGCCTCTATTGCAGATGACAACGACGACGCTCTCCAAGCAGAGTTTGCTGCCGCCTAAGTTGGCTCCAGTTTGGCGCTTCATTCCTCCACTCCAAGCCCCTGGACAAGTACAAATGGCCTTGGATGCTTGGCTGTTTCAGCAGCATTGCTTGGGGCTACATCCCCCCACACTCAGGTTTTACACCTGGGCTCCAGCAGCCATTTCTCTGGGCTACCATCAGCGACAGTGGCCCTCATTTTGGCAGGAAATTATTTGGCAGGGCACACCTTTAGAGTTGGTGCCACGACCTACTGGGGGGCGTGCGGTGCTGCACCAAGGTGATCTAACTTATGCGGTTATTGCTTCCGGTCTGCCAAGCGATCGCACGCAAGCTTACCGAACTATTTGTGAGTTCTTGATTCAGGGTTGGCGATCGCTCGGCATTGAGTTGCACTACGGTACAGCGGGTCGAGGCTACATTCATAATCCCAACTGTTTTGGTACGGCCACTGGCGCAGATTTAGTCCTACCACAGGGAGGAAAACTTATTGGGAGTGCTCAGTTGCGTCGTGGACAAACGATTTTGCAACACGGCTCTATGCGTTTAGAACCCGATGCCGCGCTTTTTAGCCAAGTGTTTGGCTCAGCTT
This region of Trichocoleus desertorum NBK24 genomic DNA includes:
- a CDS encoding ferritin-like domain-containing protein; translation: MTVAYPRKLLNTLGAREILSQVVRDRELHLVTLNRYRYSEQRSCKDLTDLIEQLDGQPPELIRDLSRHISDEARHAMWLTDLLVDLGANVGLPPGSSYIQEFERLLDREAVDLGRDRDEFLISVLAAINVTEKRGCEYFSAHIHALKKAPQTEENIKIRETIERILPEEAGHVRWGNRWLAELARKSPEHAQKVDLAKRRYAAVEQAAFESGMDITLGAEIRRVEKLMAIAETMPLWQRPQYLMERLPQTILAPELQKTRIDVVQRAWKRDPQAFVEKFVPMFISGISKPTSSKPGNSKATA
- a CDS encoding YbjN domain-containing protein, with amino-acid sequence MTNYQPDAEAVSTQSLSSNQLVNELIENSNQSNHAEVIETVISSLDQDQSAMVNHTEKGHVWKFKYGSVEVFVQLTGNTDDDTFTTWAQILKLPVQNEAQLLRKLLAMNWSDTFESRFALVDEQVVVVATRTVAELSPGEISRAITVVASIADDNDDALQAEFAAA
- a CDS encoding biotin/lipoate A/B protein ligase family protein; the encoded protein is MTTTTLSKQSLLPPKLAPVWRFIPPLQAPGQVQMALDAWLFQQHCLGLHPPTLRFYTWAPAAISLGYHQRQWPSFWQEIIWQGTPLELVPRPTGGRAVLHQGDLTYAVIASGLPSDRTQAYRTICEFLIQGWRSLGIELHYGTAGRGYIHNPNCFGTATGADLVLPQGGKLIGSAQLRRGQTILQHGSMRLEPDAALFSQVFGSASIHLPRLPLSLQGESLVQAVIDALIAALEECFGVQLVTQPLSSAEWEAVLAQSTLRQKSSGCNASNPN
- the glnA gene encoding type I glutamate--ammonia ligase; translation: MATAQDILNLIKEKQIKMIDLKFIDMPGTWQHLTVYHDQIDESSFTEGVPFDGSSIRGWKAINESDMTMVLDPNTAWIDPFMAEPTLSIICSIQEPRTGEPYSRCPRTIAQKAVDYLASTGLGDTAFLGPEAEFFVFEDVRFDQTENEGYYHVDSVEGRWNSGRKEEGGNLGYKPRYKEGYFPVAPTDTLQDIRTEMLLVMAECGVPIEKHHHEVATGGQCELGFRFDTLVRAADHLMTYKYVIKNVAKRHGKTVTFMPKPLFNDNGSGMHTHQSIWKDGQPLFWGDGYANLSQMALHYIGGILKHAPALLALTNPTTNSYKRLVPGFEAPVNLAYSQGNRSASIRIPLTGSNPKAKRLEFRCPDATANPYLAFAAMLCAGIDGIKNQIDPGEPLDVDIYDLSPEELSKIPSTPGSLLDALKALEEDHEFLTVGGVFTEDFINTWIEYKLDNEVNPMRLRPHPYEFALYYDV
- a CDS encoding class I SAM-dependent methyltransferase, which gives rise to MADVLTKLAYETFQQGKSVFGLAHKALNAQLFRLAYPAQRQAAQPLKPELLFKIQQRLQQLMEADWQDAERGVYPASLLFDGPWSDFFRYYPMIWLEMPEIWERSQQKRHQEFAPEIDTERYPSYYLQNFHHQTNGYLSEQSANLYDLQVEILFSGSADAMRRRILAPLKQSLKTFANVPAKEVRVLDVACGTGRTLKTIRATLPQTSLYGVDLSPAYLRKANQVLSEIPGELPQLMQANAEELPYRDHYFHALTCVFLFHELPPEARQRVIEQSFRVLQPGGSFILCDSIQISDSPELEPAMEGFHETFHEPYYKHYMRDDLVARLEKAGFQDIATEVHFMSKYLVARKPA